The Paenibacillus swuensis genome contains the following window.
AGGAGTTTCTGGAATTCACACAATGGAAGATGAATAATAAATGAAGAAGATAAGTATATGAAGCCCGATATTCATTCTTCAAGGAGAAAGTTTCTGAAGCTGAGCGCCATGGTGTTCGGAGGTTTATTGACCGCTCCCTTTGCCGGCTTCAGCTATGCGCGTTACCTGGAGCCGCAATTGTTGAAGATCAAGCGAATATCGTTAACCCTTCCCCGCCTTCCCGCTTCATTCGACGGAATCCGCGTAGTGCATTTCAGTGATATCCATTTGGATTTTCACTATAGTACGGAACGGTTAGCTAAACTTGCCCATACCATTCAACGAATGAAACCGGATCTCATCTGTTTTACCGGGGATTTATATGACCGCTCTATCGGGAATGAGGGGAAACGATGCGCTGAAATCCTGGCGGGTTTGAGCGCCCCTCTGGGCAAATGGGCTGTCCTTGGAAATCATGATCACATAACCGGTCCCGAGCAAGTAACCTCTATTCTGGATCAAGGCGGCTTCAGCGTATTAACGAACCGTTCAGCGGCGCTCACTCTGGATGGCGCTTCCATCTTGATCGCCGGTGTGGACGATGCGCTGATGGGGTCGCCAAATCTCAAAGAAGCTTTGTCCGGAAAGAGCGATATATTCACGTTATTGTTGTCTCATGTACCTGACTTTGCCGATATGGCTGCGCAATATCCGGTTGATTTGCAGCTTTCCGGACACAGCCATGGCGGACAGGTGCGCATCCCGTTCTACGGCCATGTGTTTACGCCGGAATTCGCCAGGAAGTATCCGGACGGCTTATATCAGATCCGTGAAGGCAAGTTTCAACTTTATACGAACAGGGGCATTGGCGTTTCAACGATACCGATTCGGTTCTGGTGCCGCCCTGAGCTTACGGTCTTTACGTTGCGTCATCATTAAAAAAGAAGCTGTTCCCAAGGTTGAGATACCCCCAGGGACAGCTTCTTCTTCATGTTACTGTTCCACATTACCCGTGCTT
Protein-coding sequences here:
- a CDS encoding metallophosphoesterase, whose amino-acid sequence is MKPDIHSSRRKFLKLSAMVFGGLLTAPFAGFSYARYLEPQLLKIKRISLTLPRLPASFDGIRVVHFSDIHLDFHYSTERLAKLAHTIQRMKPDLICFTGDLYDRSIGNEGKRCAEILAGLSAPLGKWAVLGNHDHITGPEQVTSILDQGGFSVLTNRSAALTLDGASILIAGVDDALMGSPNLKEALSGKSDIFTLLLSHVPDFADMAAQYPVDLQLSGHSHGGQVRIPFYGHVFTPEFARKYPDGLYQIREGKFQLYTNRGIGVSTIPIRFWCRPELTVFTLRHH